In Montipora foliosa isolate CH-2021 chromosome 13, ASM3666993v2, whole genome shotgun sequence, one DNA window encodes the following:
- the LOC137981949 gene encoding tyrosine kinase receptor Cad96Ca-like produces the protein MPLQGTTHYEIGPSSPNISPRNVEYAPLDIRTRSWEVTREDIKVEKIIGKGAFGQVAKGTAKNFPFPSGTKTVAVKMLKANAPASDKRDLKSELELMKTLKPHPHVIKLLGCVTETDPLLVLIEYVPYGDLLGYLRKSRGLNDTYYKDPDIKPQTSLTSQQLMKFAWQIADGMSYLSLRKASITVMAFSS, from the exons ATGCCCTTACAAGGGACCACCCATTATGAAATAGGACCAAGTAGCCCTAATATCTCCCCTCGGAATGTTGAATATGCACCCCTTGATATAAGAACAAGGTCATGGGAAGTAACACGAGAAGACATCAAAGTGGAGAAGATCATTGGTAAAGGTGCTTTTGGCCAGGTTGCCAAAGGAACGGCAAAGAACTTTCCATTCCCTTCTGGCACAAAAACTGTGGCTGTTAAAATGCTGAAAG CTAACGCTCCTGCGTCAGACAAGAGAGACTTGAAATCCGAACTTGAGCTGATGAAGACCCTCAAGCCTCATCCACATGTTATCAAACTATTGGGATGCGTCACTGAAACTG ACCCCCTGTTGGTGCTGATCGAGTATGTCCCTTATGGTGATCTGTTGGGTTACCTGAGAAAGAGCCGCGGATTGAATGACACTTACTACAAAGACCCGGATATCAAACCTCAAACCAGTCTGACGTCGCAACAGCTGATGAAATTTGCTTGGCAAATCGCTGATGGAATGAGCTACTTATCGTTAAGAAAGGCAAGTATCACTGTAATGGCTTTCAGCAGTTAA